Genomic segment of Williamwhitmania taraxaci:
CGAATAACAAAACTCGTTGGATTTTTTGCAATATTTATAGTCGAGGGCCCACTCTTCAACTTTCTCAGCAATTTCTTTCAGGGATCCTACAATAAAATTAATCTCCGACATGGTAGTAGTCGGATGAATCGACCACCGCACCCAACCGGGCTTTTGCGATAGGTCACCATGCGAAATCATTTCGGTAATAGCGTGCGATTGTTCCTTGGTAACGTGCAGCAGAAAGTGCCCATAAGTACCTGCACATACGCAACCACCCCTCATCTGAATCCCAAACCGATCGCTCAATAACTTAACAATCAAATTATAGTGTATATCCTTCATGTAAAAGGAAACGGCACCTATCCGACTTCTACAGTTATCAGCCAACTTAACAAGACGAGGAATACTATCCAGTTCTTGGAGCGCATAGCATACCAACTCGTGCTCATGTTTCACAATATTATCTACCCCCATCTGCTCTTTAAGCCCAATGGCGAGTGCCGAACGTATGGCTTGAAGAAAACCTGGAGTTCCACCATCTTCGCGCCGTTCAATATCGTCGATGTATTTATACTCTCCCCAAGGATTGGTCCAATCTACAGTTCCCCCACCCGGCTGATCAGGAACACGATTTTTATAAAGCAAAGAATTGAATATCAACACGCCGGAAGTACCAGGGCCACCTAAGAATTTGTGTGGCGAAAAGAAAACGGCATCCAATCGTTCAGCCTCATTCTCCGGATGCATATCCATGTGAACATACGGTGCCGACGCCGCAAAGTCAACAAAGCAGTAGCCACCAACTTCGTGCATGGCGGCAGCTAAC
This window contains:
- a CDS encoding aminotransferase class V-fold PLP-dependent enzyme, yielding MGNVSGKLEDYFDKFRQNIVGIDATYESPYGVKKVVYADWIASGRLYGPIEEKMLKVFGPMVANTHTESSEMGRFMTEAYHFSLHEIKRHVNANASDVIIMAGFGMTSAINKFQRILGLKNLGAKFASADERPVVFVTHLEHHSNHTSWYETNVDVVVVEPDENLLVSADKLREALEPYRHRPLIIGSFSACSNVTGVFTPYHKLAAAMHEVGGYCFVDFAASAPYVHMDMHPENEAERLDAVFFSPHKFLGGPGTSGVLIFNSLLYKNRVPDQPGGGTVDWTNPWGEYKYIDDIERREDGGTPGFLQAIRSALAIGLKEQMGVDNIVKHEHELVCYALQELDSIPRLVKLADNCRSRIGAVSFYMKDIHYNLIVKLLSDRFGIQMRGGCVCAGTYGHFLLHVTKEQSHAITEMISHGDLSQKPGWVRWSIHPTTTMSEINFIVGSLKEIAEKVEEWALDYKYCKKSNEFCYSGLNKIEPAPIENSFTLD